TTTTCTTCGACGAACCGGTGTCGACTTCGTCGCGGAATGCTCCAACCTGGGACGACCGGCGGTCATGGCACGCTTCTATCCCCTCGACGTCGCGGAGATCCGGCGTGAAACCCGGGACGCGGTGGTGCTCACCCTGAAGCCCCGCGACGGCGATGCCGACGCTTTCGCCTTCACGCAAGGCCAGTACCTGACCTTCCGGCGCGCCTTCGACGGCGTCGAGCTGCGCCGCTCGTACTCGATCTGCGCCGGCCGGGACGAGGGCGCGCTACGGGTCGGCATCAAGCGCGTCGAGGGGGGCGCATTCTCGACCTGGGCCAACCAGGAGCTTAAAGCCGGCGATGTGCTGGAGGCGATGCCGCCGATGGGGGCGTTCCACACGCCGATCGAGCCGGAGGCCGCCAAGCATTATCTCGGATTTGCCGGCGGCAGCGGCATCACGCCCCTGCTGTCGATCCTCAAGACGGTGCTCGCCCGCGAGCCGCGCTCGCGCTTCACGCTGGTCTACGCCAACCGCCAGATTTCCTCGATCATGTTCCGCGAGGAACTGGACGACCTCAAGAGCACCCATCTCGGCCGGCTGGCGATCGTCCACGTCCTGGAGAGCGAGACGCAGGACATCGACCTGTTCACCGGGCGCATCGACGCGGAGAAATGCGCCGCGCTGTTCCGCCTCTGGGTCGATGTCGGGTCGGTCGACACCGCCTTCATCTGCGGGCCGGAGCCGATGATGCTCGGCATCGCGGCCTCCTTGCGCGAGCACGGCCTGACGGACGCGCAGATCAAGTTCGAGCTCTTCGCCTCGGGCCAGCCGGGCCGGGCCAGGGCGCGAGCGGTGTCGACCTCGGCCTCCGCCGCGGACGCGCAATGCGAGGCGACGGTGACGCTCGACGGCGCGACGCGCACCTTTAAGATGCCGAAGCAGGGCGCGAGTCTGCTCGATGCGGCGCTCGCCAACAGCATGGATGCGCCTTACGCCTGCAAGGCCGGCGTCTGCTCGACCTGCCGCGCCAAGGTCCTGGAAGGCGAGGCCGAGATGATCACCAACCACGCGCTGGAGGATTACGAGGTGCGTCAGGGCTACGTCCTGACCTGCCAGTGCTACCCGACGACGGACAAGCTGGTCGTCAGCTACGATCAATAGGGGCGGCGGGGAGGGGATGGTGTCGGAGACGATGACGATCGACGATTACCTGGCGCAGGGCGGCATCCTGACCACTCCGTCCAATGCGCCCCCGCGCTACCGCGGCGAGCTGCTGCGGCTGATGGCGACCTTCGTCGACAGCGAGCTGGCCGGCTCGGCGGGGTTCGCCGAGGTGATCAACGACGCTCCCAGCCTCAAGGCGCGGATCGCGGCCTCGCGGATCGTGCTCGAGAAGACCGATCACGCCGAGCGCGTGCTCGACCTGATGGGCACCTTCGGGGCCGATACCGCCCGCTACGCCGTCCATCACCCCTGGGCGGCCCGCCTCACGCGCGACGCCGAGATCGGGGCGTCGCGCCGAGGCTCGGACATGCGGCTCTCGGTGTTCCACTCCCCGCTGCAGGGCTGGATCGACGCCGTGGTGATGAACGTGCTCATGGGCCGGGCGGTCGGCATCCAGCTGCAGGAATTCTCGCGCGTGTCGTATGCGCCGCTGGCGGACGTTTTTCGCGCGATCGCCCCGCGCGAGGCGCGGCACGCCGAACTCGGCGAGGAGGGCCTCACCCGCATCGTCGCCACCGAGGACGGGCGCGCGGCGGCGCGGTGCAGCGTCGCCTTCTGGCGGCCCCGGGTCGCCGCGAGCTTCGGCCGCGAGGATTCCACCCGGTTCGACACCCTCCGGCGCTTCGGCCTGCGCCACCGTACGAACCAGGAGCTCCTGGCAACCTGGACCGCGGAAATGGACGCTCGTCTGCCGACATTCGGCCTGGGCTGATCGCGCCGTGTCATACCAACGGTCGTTGAAAACGACCTTTGGTTCTGTTCTCGGATTTTCGCCAAGCCTCTGGCTTGGTGTCGAAAATTCGAGATGGGTCAACAGTCCGACGCGTCAGCCTCTTGGACTGTTGGTATAATGTGAGCCGCGCCGGGTTTTACGGAAGCTGCTTGCCTTGGGGCAGGCGGCTGGGGTCGGTCGCCGACATGGGCCTGCTGACGCTGCCGACCGGTGGTTCGATTCCCCCTCCGGGCAGGCACCCGGCGTCGTGCAAACTCCCCGGTGCTCGTCGACGAACCTCGTCATGGCCGTGACCGACGGTCGAGCCCCCCTTCGAGGCCGCCTCGGTGCGGGGCGCCGCGAGTGCGGTGGCGAAGAGCCCGAAGGCGGCCATGACGGCAACGGCGTCGCGCCACCCCGTCTCGGTCGTGGCCGCGTTCCACCACGCGGCGGGCCGCAATCGGTGCTCGGCAGCAAAGAGGTCGAGACCGACACGACAGCACGCAACGAATCTATCGGATTTTCCCGAATTCATCTGCAAATTCAAATGAAATCATGTCAAATCATAAATTTATCGAAGCATCACGGAATTAAAAAACTTACAGACCCAAAACGGAATTTTCATAAAGCAATAGACGATTGAAGACAATTTTATAATATACATTGATCTTATATTAAGCAATTGCATCAAAAAATCCGAAATAGACAAAAAGGATAAATACTACATATAAGTATAAAACTTCGTTCAAAAGAATATATTTTTTATTATTTTGTAGATCAGACGCTTATGATCAATTCGCCCACATATTTGACCCTGCTAGACTGCATGACCAAGTGAGTGACGTATTTTAGCATCAGGCGCGATGTGATCGTACGATCGTACCGTTGAATGCGTGACAATCAGACCGTCCGGATGCTCCATTCCGCAGAGACGGCGACGACGGACCGGCGATAATGCCTGCCTATGAAGGGTCGGCTGGATCTTCATATGCCGTCTGTCATTCGATAAAATCATCAAATTGGCAGAAAACTTTGCCAAGAACTTACACGCAAGAGGAGTTGTTCATGCCTTCTCGGTGCCTGCACCTTGCATTGCTGCTTACGGGGCTGGCGCCGGCCCTCGGCCATGCCGCCGATGCGCCAGTGCCGGTCCCGGTGCTGCCGGTCGTCGATCCGCAGGCCGTGTCCGCGTCGTTCGGCTTCCGGGCCGTCACGGATTA
This region of Methylobacterium sp. SyP6R genomic DNA includes:
- the paaE gene encoding 1,2-phenylacetyl-CoA epoxidase subunit PaaE, with the protein product MARFYPLDVAEIRRETRDAVVLTLKPRDGDADAFAFTQGQYLTFRRAFDGVELRRSYSICAGRDEGALRVGIKRVEGGAFSTWANQELKAGDVLEAMPPMGAFHTPIEPEAAKHYLGFAGGSGITPLLSILKTVLAREPRSRFTLVYANRQISSIMFREELDDLKSTHLGRLAIVHVLESETQDIDLFTGRIDAEKCAALFRLWVDVGSVDTAFICGPEPMMLGIAASLREHGLTDAQIKFELFASGQPGRARARAVSTSASAADAQCEATVTLDGATRTFKMPKQGASLLDAALANSMDAPYACKAGVCSTCRAKVLEGEAEMITNHALEDYEVRQGYVLTCQCYPTTDKLVVSYDQ
- a CDS encoding Phenylacetic acid catabolic protein — protein: MTIDDYLAQGGILTTPSNAPPRYRGELLRLMATFVDSELAGSAGFAEVINDAPSLKARIAASRIVLEKTDHAERVLDLMGTFGADTARYAVHHPWAARLTRDAEIGASRRGSDMRLSVFHSPLQGWIDAVVMNVLMGRAVGIQLQEFSRVSYAPLADVFRAIAPREARHAELGEEGLTRIVATEDGRAAARCSVAFWRPRVAASFGREDSTRFDTLRRFGLRHRTNQELLATWTAEMDARLPTFGLG